DNA sequence from the Scophthalmus maximus strain ysfricsl-2021 chromosome 1, ASM2237912v1, whole genome shotgun sequence genome:
TTAGCACTAGCAAAACCGAGAACCCAAAGCAAAGGCCCTACCTGCACCTCAACCcctcacactcctcttcctctaatCCCTTTTAGCTCTTCCTTTCCGCTTCCTCCTCCCAGAGTTCTCCTGGGGCTTTTCCTCTTTGCTCGCCATCACCATTGCTCCGTTGGCGGCCCTGCTGAGCCCATTCGGGGCCCCATTAGAGAGGGCCTTGCCCGCTTTGGAGGCGGAGGCGGCGTCGCGCCTGGGCTGCTGGCGGCGGTAGGTCTGGTAGTAGAAGTTGCcgaagaggatgatgaaggtgatggcGTAGCAGATGAGGGAGTAGTGCATCCAGTGGGGGAAGTCACAGTTGACGTAGAGGGACAAGGCCGTGTGGCCGATGGTGACGTGGAACTGAACctgaagcacagagagagaaatgaaatccTGTTTCTTTGCACCTGCCAAAAGTTTCTCAATCTCTTAACtgactcattgtttttttttttttaaatctgttgaattaatacatttcatggAAAGCAATTGCCACAGAGGTAACGAATGTTTTACCATCTGGATGATGGTCaaatacttcttccaccacagGTACTTTTGGATCTTAGGTCCGCAGGAGGCCAGGCCGTAATACAGATACATCAGGACATGGATCATTGCGTTCATGTGCGCGCCGAAGAACGCTGcaaatagaagaaaaatatcggtttaattttaaaaaatagggCATATggattcaaaattaaaacaatatatatatatatatatatatatatatatatatatatatatatatatatatatatatatatatatatatcgacaGGAACCGGCACAAAGTATAATCTCGACAGTTACTGTAGCATGAGCTACTCACACTGTCCTCCTGCCACCCATTTGATGCCGATCCACCAGAGCGTGAACATGGTGCAGTGGTGGTAGACGTGCAGGAAGGTAACCTGGTTGAACTTTTTCCTCAGGATGAAGAACACCGTGTCCAGGTACTCGATGCCTTTCGAGATGAAATACCACCACAGAGCTCCGGCCACCTGTCTCGGACATGACATGAGAGAAGTTGAGGGGAGAAGGCAGGTAGAGGATTACTTCAtttggactctctctctctctctctcttctaacTTGTTGCACGATCGAATATGAAGCTGTGGGAACGTCACTTAATTCCAAACTTATGTGCACTTCCTTGATCTAATCTACTCTGCAACATCTCCTCCTCAGGGTCACCTGAGACCACACGACTCTGCTTTCTGTGTCAGGTGTGTGACTACGTCatggagcagcaggaaggaaggtgAAACCGAACACCCGCCGCCACGATCCCTCACCCAGctcccactttttttctgaaaaacgCGACCAGCGTCCAAACTAGTGGAGGGCTGATCaggtttctaaaaaaaaaaataccactgAGCGTGCAGCTTCCCTGGAAACACTGACATGGATTTTCTCAAAAACACGTTTGGAGCTGGAAGAGCGATCACACCTATCTGGGAGACGTGTCAGCGGAGCTAGGAAAGGTGTTCAGTTTCTTCTAAAACAGCCAACGCTGCACAGATGAGAGGGAAGGTGATGTTCAATCCATACGTGGTAAAGGGTAGATTATGGTAAAAGTgggcgtgtgcgtctgtgtacACGTGTCAAACACTCACCCTGACTTCATTGGGGTCGTCTGAGTAGTCCACGGATTGACAAATGTAACTGTAGCTGGCGGCCCGCGCTGCCATGAACAGCTGAAGGACAAGAGAAAGTCTCGATTGAATCAGTGATACACAGTAAATGAGTAATGGTCGAGAGGCACAATGGgaggggacagagggaggaagagagatagAGGACAGGCAGGAGGCGATATACACAATAATACGGTTAGTCTAAACCCGGGGGATATTCATCTGGATGGATAGTTACAGTTGGAGTGAGACGACTTTACACAGATTCTTGTCTCTACTGTGCACTCACTATAGTATTTTTTCTACATGCAGgttcaaaaaaagacagaaaagaacatCCTCTAGCCACAACCGACCTCTTTGAAGATGAAGAAGTTGAGGAAGACCATGCTGAAGTTGTAGACGACGAGGGTTTTGCGGAGCTGGAAGGGTTCTCTGTTCTTCATGTACTTGGGCCCCAGCCAGAGAAAGAGCAGGTAGGAGGTGCTGATGGCCAGTGTGGGCAGGGGGTTGTCCATCAGAGGCCATTTCTGCACCCGCTTGTCTGCGGAACACAAAGTTTTCTCCCAGCGTTACATAATGTTTGCATTGCTACAGTGTGGGAACAATCCAGATTgtattatttttggtttgtccCATGGTGACCTGCATTATGACACCCGTAATGCAGCATATGATACTTTATGCTCCAGCTCAAACTGAGACTCAATTTTAGTTGTTTATCGTATAGTATAGTAAAGTATAGTCGTCcctaaaacatttttcattcaatagACTTAGCAGATGAATCAGAATTAATGTTATGATCCTTTACAGAAGGAGATCTAAAGCCAGTAAGTGTTTTTATGTCTTCAAAGGGTTagttacacaaacaaacacacacacacacacacacacacacacacacacacaaacacattttcttcaagTTTATGATCCAGCTTTGACTCACCCCTGCACAAAGTCACACTGATGCACCATCACTTTTTTCTGAAACGTTCTATAGTGACTTATGACAGAAATAACTTACTtgtagatgtacagtatatacaagtgcacacacacacacacacacaaacacacacacacacacacacacacacacacacacactcactcatggaaatgtttgttcagtcacttttaaaaacgtATAATAGATCTCTTGACCCACTGACTTCAAGATTATTACCTGCAATGGTTAGGGTCCATTTGTAGAATTCTATGGTGTCATTGATTAAATGTGTGACAATCTCCATGGTGGCTGCCGAGGACCtggaatctaaaaaaaaaaaagaggcaaatatGTGAAGATAATCCGACATTTATGTTAAAATTCTCATCTTTACACCCGCAGATACAACTCATCCCACCGAGTCAGAGGGTGTCATCCTCCAAAGAGATCatcaaataataacaataacaataatgcttttctctttcaaacTGGACGATGTTAATAATCCAATAATTTAACAAAGCATAAATCCCTATGGAAACGATCAGACCCAGGCCAGATTACAGTAGATGAACCTACAGGAGCCCGTGGCCCCATGAGGCCCCGAGAGAAGAAGGGGCTTTAAGTTTCATTGAGCACAATAGCAGGGAGCCGGCAGAGAGCATGTGTCAGCAGATTTTTTTGGCTTCAGCGCAACCACCACCAGTCAGACCCCCAGTAACGACAGAGGGACTGACTCGTGCCccacttctttccttttttttttactacattgAAATGGGTCATGTCCTatagagaaccagacagacgCTATTGGCTGATGAGTagcgaggacacacacacacacacacacacacacacacacacacacacacagtgtgatttAATGATCCTAAAAAGATGAcacccacctcccctcccctccctctcatcctcctcctcccactcccccccccccccccccccccccccccccctctctctctctctccgg
Encoded proteins:
- the elovl4a gene encoding elongation of very long chain fatty acids protein 4a encodes the protein MEIVTHLINDTIEFYKWTLTIADKRVQKWPLMDNPLPTLAISTSYLLFLWLGPKYMKNREPFQLRKTLVVYNFSMVFLNFFIFKELFMAARAASYSYICQSVDYSDDPNEVRVAGALWWYFISKGIEYLDTVFFILRKKFNQVTFLHVYHHCTMFTLWWIGIKWVAGGQSFFGAHMNAMIHVLMYLYYGLASCGPKIQKYLWWKKYLTIIQMVQFHVTIGHTALSLYVNCDFPHWMHYSLICYAITFIILFGNFYYQTYRRQQPRRDAASASKAGKALSNGAPNGLSRAANGAMVMASKEEKPQENSGRRKRKGRAKRD